The bacterium genome segment GCGATTCCACCCGACGAATCGGGTGGCCTGTTCCGCATCGTTCTCTCGAGTGGCAGGCCCGGAGGGACTTGAACCCCCAACCCCCGGATTTGGAGTCCGGTGCACTACCAATTGTGCTACGGACCTACGAACTCGAGAGAGGCCCCCGGGCGGAAGCCCTGGGGCCTCTTTCTCTATCTGGCTACTCGATGACCTCGGAGACGACTCCGGATCCGACGGTTCGTCCACCTTCGCGGATCGCGAACCGGAGCTCCTTGTCCATCGCGATCGGCGTGATCAGCTCCACCGTCATCTCGACGTTGTCGCCCGGCATCACCATCTCC includes the following:
- the tuf gene encoding elongation factor Tu (EF-Tu; promotes GTP-dependent binding of aminoacyl-tRNA to the A-site of ribosomes during protein biosynthesis; when the tRNA anticodon matches the mRNA codon, GTP hydrolysis results; the inactive EF-Tu-GDP leaves the ribosome and release of GDP is promoted by elongation factor Ts; many prokaryotes have two copies of the gene encoding EF-Tu), whose protein sequence is EMVMPGDNVEMTVELITPIAMDKELRFAIREGGRTVGSGVVSEVIE